The following proteins come from a genomic window of Crassostrea angulata isolate pt1a10 chromosome 1, ASM2561291v2, whole genome shotgun sequence:
- the LOC128156411 gene encoding steroid 17-alpha-hydroxylase/17,20 lyase-like isoform X3: protein MLTLNLLNVQTVLVALTVGLLVYFIRRRFIYRLPPGPWAIPLIGNFEVYTKPLLHRVVLQLSKKYGPVTLFSFGPIRTVFLNNYEVVMEAMVKRKADFAGRPASVTFSLVSEGYKDIAVASYSPMWQYHRRVAIKALSKEIGDSDVEFLLREKDLINKTVGNGLREDMLPFLKDVYPSGRYVIIKEAADRVFSFLHKLLHEHQETFDPNNIRDFTDHLLVARSEAEKSGDDESLEKLNDTYLVQTVSDIFFAGVDTTRLTLEWFLCFMSGLPEIQAKCHAEIDKKIGRRCPSIADRQSLPYTEACIYETMRAGVIAGLGLPHLTICDTHVGGYDIPKDTVVLINHFALHRDTKYWKDPEKFDPLRYLDEDGKMDPTKLDSWLPFSAGRRVCLGESIAKSEILMMCVHLLQWFEITLPEGTKPNFVGVQRDFFGTECPADLRIIVKKRFK from the exons ATGTTGACACTCAACCTTTTGAACGTACAGACTGTGCTGGTGGCCCTTACCGTGGGGCTGCTTGTCTACTTCATCAGGAGGAGGTTCATCTACCGGCTACCTCCGGGACCATGGGCCATCCCTCTGATTGGAAACTTTGAAG TATACACTAAACCTTTACTGCACAGGGTAGTTCTACAACTGTCGAAGAAGTATGGTCCAGTTACTCTGTTTTCTTTTG GGCCTATCCGAACCGTCTTTCTAAACAACTATGAGGTTGTAATGGAAGCCATGGTGAAAAGAAAGGCGGATTTTGCTGGACGCCCGGCTTCAGTAACGT TCTCTTTGGTCAGCGAGGGATATAAGGACATAGCTGTGGCGTCCTACTCCCCTATGTGGCAGTATCACCGACGTGTAGCCATCAAAGCTTTAAG TAAGGAGATTGGTGACTCTGATGTAGAGTTCCTGCTCCGAGAAAAAGACCTAATAAACAAAACTGTAGGGAACGGTCTCCGAGAGGATATGCTTCCGTTCCTGAAGGATGTGTACCCGTCCGGACGTTACGTCATCATCAAAGAAGCTGCGGATAGAGTGTTTTCATTCCTTCATAAACTCTTACACGAACACCAGGAAACGTTTGATCCAA ATAACATCCGGGATTTTACCGATCACCTTCTAGTAGCCAGATCTGAGGCGGAAAAATCTGGAGACGACGAATCCCTTGAGAAATTAAATGATACTTATCTTGTACAAACCGTTTCGGATATCTTTTTTG CTGGTGTAGATACGACGAGACTGACCCTAGAATGGTTCTTGTGCTTCATGTCTGGACTTCCGGAAATACAGGCAAAATGTCATGCGGAGATCGACAAAAAAATTG GTAGGCGTTGTCCATCTATCGCTGACAGACAGTCATTGCCTTACACCGAGGCCTGCATCTATGAGACAATGAGGGCGGGAGTAATAGCAGGCCTGGGTTTGCCACATCTTACCATCTGCGATACACACGTTG gTGGGTACGACATTCCAAAAGACACGGTTGTCCTAATCAACCATTTTGCTCTCCATCGTGACACTAAATATTGGAAAGATCCCGAGAAATTTGATCCGCTCCGTTACTTGGATGAAGATGGTAAAATGGATCCTACAAAACTGGACAGTTGGCTACCATTTTCTGCTGGAAGGAGAGTATGCCTTGGAGAATCTATAGCAAAGTCGGAAATTTTAATGATGTGCGTCCATCTTCTTCAATGGTTTGAAATAACACTTCCGGAAGGCACCAAACCGAACTTTGTAGGTGTGCAACGTGATTTTTTTGGAACCGAATGTCCCGCCGACTTACGAATTATCGTAAAGAAaagattcaaataa
- the LOC128156411 gene encoding steroid 17-alpha-hydroxylase/17,20 lyase-like isoform X1: MLTLNLLNVQTVLVALTVGLLVYFIRRRFIYRLPPGPWAIPLIGNFEVYTKPLLHRVVLQLSKKYGPVTLFSFGPIRTVFLNNYEVVMEAMVKRKADFAGRPASVTFSLVSEGYKDIAVASYSPMWQYHRRVAIKALRNYQQGDLLEKLTQDNMTKVMNMMATEKGPIAMKSHLNNIVFYQLYTLCFGENKEIGDSDVEFLLREKDLINKTVGNGLREDMLPFLKDVYPSGRYVIIKEAADRVFSFLHKLLHEHQETFDPNNIRDFTDHLLVARSEAEKSGDDESLEKLNDTYLVQTVSDIFFAGVDTTRLTLEWFLCFMSGLPEIQAKCHAEIDKKIGRRCPSIADRQSLPYTEACIYETMRAGVIAGLGLPHLTICDTHVGGYDIPKDTVVLINHFALHRDTKYWKDPEKFDPLRYLDEDGKMDPTKLDSWLPFSAGRRVCLGESIAKSEILMMCVHLLQWFEITLPEGTKPNFVGVQRDFFGTECPADLRIIVKKRFK, from the exons ATGTTGACACTCAACCTTTTGAACGTACAGACTGTGCTGGTGGCCCTTACCGTGGGGCTGCTTGTCTACTTCATCAGGAGGAGGTTCATCTACCGGCTACCTCCGGGACCATGGGCCATCCCTCTGATTGGAAACTTTGAAG TATACACTAAACCTTTACTGCACAGGGTAGTTCTACAACTGTCGAAGAAGTATGGTCCAGTTACTCTGTTTTCTTTTG GGCCTATCCGAACCGTCTTTCTAAACAACTATGAGGTTGTAATGGAAGCCATGGTGAAAAGAAAGGCGGATTTTGCTGGACGCCCGGCTTCAGTAACGT TCTCTTTGGTCAGCGAGGGATATAAGGACATAGCTGTGGCGTCCTACTCCCCTATGTGGCAGTATCACCGACGTGTAGCCATCAAAGCTTTAAG AAATTATCAACAAGGAGATCTGCTTGAGAAACTAACACAAGATAATATGACAAAAGTGATGAACATGATGGCGACAGAGAAGGGACCCATTGCAATGAAATCTCACCTTAACAATATCGTCTTCTACCAGCTTTATACCCTCTGTTTTGGAGAAAA TAAGGAGATTGGTGACTCTGATGTAGAGTTCCTGCTCCGAGAAAAAGACCTAATAAACAAAACTGTAGGGAACGGTCTCCGAGAGGATATGCTTCCGTTCCTGAAGGATGTGTACCCGTCCGGACGTTACGTCATCATCAAAGAAGCTGCGGATAGAGTGTTTTCATTCCTTCATAAACTCTTACACGAACACCAGGAAACGTTTGATCCAA ATAACATCCGGGATTTTACCGATCACCTTCTAGTAGCCAGATCTGAGGCGGAAAAATCTGGAGACGACGAATCCCTTGAGAAATTAAATGATACTTATCTTGTACAAACCGTTTCGGATATCTTTTTTG CTGGTGTAGATACGACGAGACTGACCCTAGAATGGTTCTTGTGCTTCATGTCTGGACTTCCGGAAATACAGGCAAAATGTCATGCGGAGATCGACAAAAAAATTG GTAGGCGTTGTCCATCTATCGCTGACAGACAGTCATTGCCTTACACCGAGGCCTGCATCTATGAGACAATGAGGGCGGGAGTAATAGCAGGCCTGGGTTTGCCACATCTTACCATCTGCGATACACACGTTG gTGGGTACGACATTCCAAAAGACACGGTTGTCCTAATCAACCATTTTGCTCTCCATCGTGACACTAAATATTGGAAAGATCCCGAGAAATTTGATCCGCTCCGTTACTTGGATGAAGATGGTAAAATGGATCCTACAAAACTGGACAGTTGGCTACCATTTTCTGCTGGAAGGAGAGTATGCCTTGGAGAATCTATAGCAAAGTCGGAAATTTTAATGATGTGCGTCCATCTTCTTCAATGGTTTGAAATAACACTTCCGGAAGGCACCAAACCGAACTTTGTAGGTGTGCAACGTGATTTTTTTGGAACCGAATGTCCCGCCGACTTACGAATTATCGTAAAGAAaagattcaaataa
- the LOC128156411 gene encoding steroid 17-alpha-hydroxylase/17,20 lyase-like isoform X2, with protein MLTLNLLNVQTVLVALTVGLLVYFIRRRFIYRLPPGPWAIPLIGNFEVYTKPLLHRVVLQLSKKYGPVTLFSFGPIRTVFLNNYEVVMEAMVKRKADFAGRPASVTFSLVSEGYKDIAVASYSPMWQYHRRVAIKALRNYQQGDLLEKLTQDNMTKVMNMMATEKGPIAMKSHLNNIVFYQLYTLCFGENKEIGDSDVEFLLREKDLINKTVGNGLREDMLPFLKDVYPSGRYVIIKEAADRVFSFLHKLLHEHQETFDPTGVDTTRLTLEWFLCFMSGLPEIQAKCHAEIDKKIGRRCPSIADRQSLPYTEACIYETMRAGVIAGLGLPHLTICDTHVGGYDIPKDTVVLINHFALHRDTKYWKDPEKFDPLRYLDEDGKMDPTKLDSWLPFSAGRRVCLGESIAKSEILMMCVHLLQWFEITLPEGTKPNFVGVQRDFFGTECPADLRIIVKKRFK; from the exons ATGTTGACACTCAACCTTTTGAACGTACAGACTGTGCTGGTGGCCCTTACCGTGGGGCTGCTTGTCTACTTCATCAGGAGGAGGTTCATCTACCGGCTACCTCCGGGACCATGGGCCATCCCTCTGATTGGAAACTTTGAAG TATACACTAAACCTTTACTGCACAGGGTAGTTCTACAACTGTCGAAGAAGTATGGTCCAGTTACTCTGTTTTCTTTTG GGCCTATCCGAACCGTCTTTCTAAACAACTATGAGGTTGTAATGGAAGCCATGGTGAAAAGAAAGGCGGATTTTGCTGGACGCCCGGCTTCAGTAACGT TCTCTTTGGTCAGCGAGGGATATAAGGACATAGCTGTGGCGTCCTACTCCCCTATGTGGCAGTATCACCGACGTGTAGCCATCAAAGCTTTAAG AAATTATCAACAAGGAGATCTGCTTGAGAAACTAACACAAGATAATATGACAAAAGTGATGAACATGATGGCGACAGAGAAGGGACCCATTGCAATGAAATCTCACCTTAACAATATCGTCTTCTACCAGCTTTATACCCTCTGTTTTGGAGAAAA TAAGGAGATTGGTGACTCTGATGTAGAGTTCCTGCTCCGAGAAAAAGACCTAATAAACAAAACTGTAGGGAACGGTCTCCGAGAGGATATGCTTCCGTTCCTGAAGGATGTGTACCCGTCCGGACGTTACGTCATCATCAAAGAAGCTGCGGATAGAGTGTTTTCATTCCTTCATAAACTCTTACACGAACACCAGGAAACGTTTGATCCAA CTGGTGTAGATACGACGAGACTGACCCTAGAATGGTTCTTGTGCTTCATGTCTGGACTTCCGGAAATACAGGCAAAATGTCATGCGGAGATCGACAAAAAAATTG GTAGGCGTTGTCCATCTATCGCTGACAGACAGTCATTGCCTTACACCGAGGCCTGCATCTATGAGACAATGAGGGCGGGAGTAATAGCAGGCCTGGGTTTGCCACATCTTACCATCTGCGATACACACGTTG gTGGGTACGACATTCCAAAAGACACGGTTGTCCTAATCAACCATTTTGCTCTCCATCGTGACACTAAATATTGGAAAGATCCCGAGAAATTTGATCCGCTCCGTTACTTGGATGAAGATGGTAAAATGGATCCTACAAAACTGGACAGTTGGCTACCATTTTCTGCTGGAAGGAGAGTATGCCTTGGAGAATCTATAGCAAAGTCGGAAATTTTAATGATGTGCGTCCATCTTCTTCAATGGTTTGAAATAACACTTCCGGAAGGCACCAAACCGAACTTTGTAGGTGTGCAACGTGATTTTTTTGGAACCGAATGTCCCGCCGACTTACGAATTATCGTAAAGAAaagattcaaataa